The Larimichthys crocea isolate SSNF chromosome I, L_crocea_2.0, whole genome shotgun sequence genomic interval TTTCCTGTGAGGGGGTTCTTCCCTTTTGCCTGCTGAACTTCAGTATAAGATGGTGCATGAATGGTGTAACACCTTTAACTGTTAAAAGTGTTTTATGGTACAATGGTGCAACAAAGCCTACCAGTCAAGTGAATGGTGAGAGGAGGTGAGTTGAAGAAATTAGGAGGTTTTCTGTAGCGTTCAAAGTCCTCATGGCGCCGACTTGAGGCCCATATGTCCCGTGAAAGACTGGGTGTCAGTATGTTGGCATGTAGGATGTTCTCTCTCCATGGCTGGAAGCACAGTGAACAGTAGTATTATCAACGCTACCTGATACCTGGATATTAGTCATGTCATGTTATATGCTATAGAGAAAGAGAACAGAGTAACTAAACCACCATAAAAATTGTATTCCTGCGCTAGGATTCATGAGAATGCCAATAAACTGAGCATTCCTATTCCTGTGAGACCCCACACTGCTGCAAGACGAAGAGTGGCATCAccttcctcagctcctccactcGAGCTTCATCTGGGTGCTTAGGGTGCACTTTGGGCTCGTCTCTGGTCGTGAACCAAACTTTAGAGGTTGCAGCAAAATTGGAGTCATTTTTGGGAGTGACGTCTCCTGGCTCCACTGTAGCACTGTGATACTGCTGACAGTAGGTGAACCTCCGCCCCACCATCTGAAGGTGTACCCAGAGAAAGCACAATACATTCAGGTTTGTCTTCACTGGAcacttcctttctcttcctttttgaatacagacttAGATCAGTTCATTATGAGGTGGACACTAGTTTCCATCCATTTCTGTGTGGGACAAACATCTACTGTATTAATATCCATCACAGTAAACACCTCCTCTTGAATGTTACATTATCATTGTGTGGTAATGcacattaaaggaccagtgtgtaggatttggtgaTATCTAGCAATTAGATTGCAGATTGCAGCTAATTGAAACCCCCCTTGACTCAATCGAGCACAAAGGAGAAAGTACTGTCACGCTgaagtttagtttgtcctttctgggccATTGTAAAATCATGGTAGTTCAAAATGGCGGACTCCATAGAAAAGGACCTGcagccatagacatatatacatagacgccgcattgagcgggttggtcgttggtcgcgatacgtaaacggcgccgccatattggttcgggcagatctgcccgtaaactaatacaaggaaatggactgaacttcataaagcgcctttctacaaagttctttaagttaatgtctcttatacacccattcacacacacactaatatatctgggaaacaaacaggcaccaaaaacaacgtatgtaacttttaaagtgatgattataaatagttactccttatgtaagcaccaaaccaacgtatgtatgtttctaatgctgagtgtttacagctactaatgtgtgtaacactgttaaatatttataatcatcactttaaaagttacatacgttgtttttggtgcctgtttgtttcccagatatattagtgtgtgtgtgaatgggtgtataagaggcattaacttaaagaactttgtagaaaggcgctttatgaagttcagtccatttccttttattagtttacgggcagacctgcccgaaccaatatggcggcgccgtttacgtacgattcagcgctcaatgcggcgtctatgtatatatgtctatgcctGCAGCGTCTGAGAAGAAGGCTCAAGACaagctaacaaaaacaaaacaattcttatttcaggtaattatacacgAATGATagcatagttatgaatattaaatgacATTACTGCCATAGTCTTTAAATAGaggcccctaaatctgacacgctggacctttaaagcaacattagctGATTTTGGTAACAGCAGCCTTCTGAAGTTGTATTAGcaaacacatccagcagatacaaaatagcattagcattcatttggagtcaagAGAAGAAACGTCTGGCTTTTTAGCTGTCATGTGCCACCATGTTCACATTAGCTAAGCAAAATAACTGAAGGCTGGGTAAAACGAAGCAAATAGGACATTTGCAGGATGTAAAACTGAATAATCAGCTGCCTGCAGAATGAGTGGAtaattctctctctgtggttttgtCACAGACATTTGATTACATATTGTCATTTGATCTCATATAAAAGTACTAATTAGTCTGGCTAAGATAGATTTGATGAATATGAACTAGAGGTGCATTTATAGTCACACTGACtctgtagtttgtttttcaaagctAGGCATCTGTATGTACGTCAGTAAGTGAATGTATAACCGCTGTTAGGAACTCATAACTCAAGTATGTTAATGGTTGAACCTGTAGCACCCAGTGAAGTATACAACTGGGCCTATACTGTACAAGCAGTGTTTTTAAGGTTAATAGCTCAGCAGCCAGTTATTTGACAGGATTATTGTGTGTCTTTTGAACATGTACTGCACACATCTAGACTGACCTTCATTACCTCATATTGAtactgcaacaaacaaaaactaatgtgtttacagtggtgaatttcaaaacacagcaacattaGCAAAGTTATCTGTGATGTGAATTATGAATATTTGTTGTAAAGTTGACCTCCTTGAAGAAAACCTGGTCGCTAAAAACAAGAagactgtacacacaaacaactaGAAATCAATCCTCTTTCTAAGAGCCACCAAACTGTACTGATATATTAAGTGGCAccatatacattatacattgaTCAAACCTTGGTCATCTCTTTGCGGAGCAGCTCCTTGGCTTGCTCCTTTGAGTTGAAGGTCTGGATGCTGTAGATGTGTGCTGGCCTGTCTGCAGAATGTTCAATCTTGAACACAGGAGCCTCTGGCTTCTGTAACCGCTCACTGTCCTCTTGCACTGTTTTAATATTGTCCTGGAAAATATTCCTGACATGTGAGTGACTTTGTTAATACGTCTGATTCTACTCAGAGTAACTTAAACCTACACACCTTTATATAGTCCTTGCAATGTTTGAGTGGCAGCTGCTTCATGTACTCTGTGTTGTGCATGTCGAGCGGTGCACATCTTTTCATCCGGACAGGCAGAGCAGTCACGTCCACCTTAGTGCCTGCGCCAACTTTTTGCTCCCACTGCTCAGCCTTTGTTCCATATGCCTTGCTCATGCTAAGAATCATGTCAGCTGAGGGGAAGAGGTTGTACTGCACAACATCTTTGAGTTGCCTTACTTGACAAAGCTGGCTTAACCTACAAGCAAAATACACGTGCTTCTCAGAATGAAATGCATAGTTACCATGGTGAACTATTATGGCATGTATTACACATTTTTCCCAAAAATACACATGGCCTTTCATGCACTGTCAACATTTATGCAAGAGTTTAAAGgatttttaaaccttttagCTGCTTAATTACGAATCATGCATACTTTAGTGGCATGATTTGTAAACTACAACGATGGTTTATTTTGCACAAAATAATCTTTATGAAAAGTCTACTTACCATAACTGAGTAAACTCAGTgaagaaaacagtttgttgtgCAAATAGGTAATGCTAAATGCCAAGGTTTGCTAACATAGTCATTTATACCTCTCTACTTATTTCTCAGTTTGTACATCCTTGattagaggaggagagaagtaGATGAGGTGGCACAAAATGGAGAAATGAGAGGAGACCATACAGGGATCACAGATATTATGTTTACAATGTATTAAACTATCCCTAAGTGGACAATGGAGAATCtattaatactttttttaaaataaaaaatggagtAAGACATCCGAATCTAGGTATGGTCCTGGAAGGTTACAGTAATCTTACTATGTGCGTACCTTGACAAAGCTTGGAAGCATGGTTGAAGGACCTTGCCTCTAATGTAGATCAGAGGCTGTCTCATGATGGTCTCGAGTGACTCAGATAAATGGGTAGATCTCAGGCCCAAATCTAATGAGTCATAGATGCGCTTGAAGAAACTCAGGCTTGAGTTGTAGAGGACTATCACCTGCTCTCCTTCACTCCCACTTAGCCTGCAAAACATCGCACAGACTGCAGGATTCTCATTGGAATTTAAACATTGTATCCAAGTAGACAGCACAGCTGAAAACTGTTAGCACAGGTTGTTAGGAAAAGATAGTGTTCATGTGCTTACTTCATAGGAACAGCCTCCCAAAGTCTCTTCACTGCTTTATGTTTCAGCCCTTCAAGAACAAAGATGTGTGTCTTCTTATCTAGCACGTGGAATCCTGTAACAAAGTCCAGCTCCTCGCTCTCATCATGCTTGAAATTCATGGTGTAATTTGAAAGGGCTTTCTCAATATTTTCCATTGAGGGTGAGCCCAGATGGAAAGCCGATGCGTTGATTTTGAGGATCTCTGACCTAAGCCTGGTCATCACAGAGAGGTTGTTGTAGTCAAAGAGGTAGATGATGCGCCCAAATGGACCATCATTCTTAACGCTGAGTGGACAAGCTATCTCAACTTTGATTTTGAGCTGAGAATTGGCATCGAAATAACGACCTTGTGGCATGGGCTCCATGCTAGCTGCTGTGTCTGTCATCTCATTGTTCCATGTACTTTGCTTCCTGTCCcgcagtggaggaggagggcagcaTTTGATTGGTAAGTACACCTTTAGGCTTTTCTTCccaagcagcagctcagagaggtttAAGCTTGCAATGCCATAAGAGTTCCTGACTGTTGTCTTCTGTTTCATAGCACACAAGATGTCAGGGAGTGACAGCAAGCCTAACTTTgctggaatttttttttcttccaacttTCTGTCACGATCATGAACCTCTATCTCCAGAGGAGGACCAGAGAGGTACTCTTTGAGCTCTTCAGGACTCATCAAGCCAGTCAGGATTACATTCACATCTCTGAAGCAGATTTTAGTGTCATGCTTGTGATAGTTTGTCCTGTGCATGCTCAAGTTATGGAATTTGTACTGGGAGTATACAGGCACATATTTGTCCTGGGGAAAGGAAAAGgtaaatattaaagtttacTGCTAAATGTCAAAGCTTGGAAATCAAAAATGATCAACTCAAAACAGTAAATGAGGAGGAAATGTATTCTAGTTCTGTACAAGCTGTATATCTTGTGGCATTGTTGGTGGACGTTAATTTGAATGTGTGTCACACCTGTAGGACGTGGAAAAGGATGGGTGATGAAGGCATTGAGGTGGCTGACAAAATTGTGATGACCAGTGGATTGAGTTCAGCCTTCAGTTGGTCAGATACTAATGGTCTGTCCAGAGAGATATTGCACATGATCTCAAATACACCAGATGAACGGATCGGGAAGAGTTCAGTCACTGAGGTCTCACCTGgaagtcagaaaaaaataacacactaCAAAGTGTTTTCATCCATGGTTAACAAAGTGTATGAAATTTTTTATCTGTTTAGCCTTGCAAGTGTTGGGGTTCTATGGGTGGCAGTatggtccaccactttgatctAAAAAAAATTGATCTCATGAAATCTTAAGACATTCAAAGTCACCAAAAGATGAATATTAATGACTTTGGTGTTCCTGTGCTACTGACATTTTAGTTTTGAGTGAATGTCTCAACAACTTTTGAGTGTTTAAGAGGTCACTGGTATAAATATAAGGTTGACTCACCTGCCAGCAAACGAATGGGACTGATTTCAGCTGAGACTGTGCCAATCTTTTTGATCTCCTCAAGGTCAAAAGCATGAAGGATGTGAGATTCTGTTTTAGTGAGAAAAGCAAAGTTTGTCAAGTCTGTAAAAGGGGTTATGAAAAATATATCTAGCTTAGCTGAGCTAAAGTATATTATCATGATGATAGGCAAAAATCTATGATTATATGCCAATGTATATGCAAATGTAGTGTCAGTGTTTACCATTATGACGAGATTAATAAGGCAAAGATTGTAGATTTACCTGTTTTGGAGCTGCCCCTTGAATTGGACAGTTTTTTGGATGTGCTTAACTTCCTCTCACATAATGTTTTTAGTCTGCTTACCAAAGCCTTGATACCACCTTAGAGAGAACACATCATTTAAACGATAttagtttatataaaaaaatggtATACACAATATGTAATAATGCTGAGTCAATTTGGGGCCAGTTGAAATTGAGGCTCACCACACTCATCTTTTGTGTCTTCAGGCTGATCCTTTGGAAGTTTTAAGGCTTTCAGTCTGTCATAGCGGGCCTGCTTGGACAACTTATTTATACTGTTCCATATCTGGAGCTTGATTTTATAAGAAGGTAGACAGACCAACACTTCCCTGTTGACTTTGATGTTGAAATTCTGTGTCCAACCAATCCATGTCTGATCTCCTTCATGCCACGTCCTCAGAATCTCCTAAAAAATtcacacatttatgttttttgcaTTAGAGGCACATTCTAGTCCCAATTTTATTGCTATAATTTAACCATCATCATTGACTATAACAACCCACGTGCAGTGATGGGTCATTTACTGTAACTCTAGACAATGTAGCTGCTTTATTGTTGTTCATTCAGGATGTTCATGAATTTTTTATTGaggacacaaagacatgcaccGGGTCATAGATACCTTGAACTCTTCTTCTGTGTACATTTTTACTACTGGCCCAAACACAACAATGTCCACTTTGACTGCCTCTGTATCACCCGGTAACTTGTATTCAATATGATAGCAGCTCTGAGATTTATGGGCTTTCACCAAAAGAGTCGATGaatctttctgtgttttgttagcCTTCTCAGAAGCTTCAGGGAGGTCAACTTCTTCccctaaaaacagacaaatgtttaTGAATGAGATCAAGGATGAAATGAGTCTGACATTTTTGTTATAGTTGTGATTTGTAGTACAGCACACTCATATTCTCACAATAAATCATCCTCGACTTctagtttgagtttttttcaaCATCTCCGTAGAGCAAACGTTAATACTTAATTTTTACTTACATCTTGGGACAGCCAGGGCAATGTCAACTGTCCATGTGATGTAATAGGAGctgtcatctgtctgttttgtgaTATCAGCTGAACTTGACCTATTTTCCACATCATGCTCCATGGACTCAAGGACAGGTTCCTGTCTTTTATCTGTAACTTCCCCATCATCACAGTCTGACTGTGAATTACAAAAACCAGTCTTGGGTATGTCTGACATGAAGTCTGATTCCTCtgtaatattttccatgaagaacactgaaagaaatgacatgaaatggAAGCAAATAGTACAGCAGGGGCAGTTTTGTACTAACATCTAGTCTGTAAAAGTAAGAGCTAATC includes:
- the cfap92 gene encoding uncharacterized protein FLJ43738 isoform X2 encodes the protein MEHDVENRSSSADITKQTDDSSYYITWTVDIALAVPRWEEVDLPEASEKANKTQKDSSTLLVKAHKSQSCYHIEYKLPGDTEAVKVDIVVFGPVVKMYTEEEFKEILRTWHEGDQTWIGWTQNFNIKVNREVLVCLPSYKIKLQIWNSINKLSKQARYDRLKALKLPKDQPEDTKDECGGIKALVSRLKTLCERKLSTSKKLSNSRGSSKTESHILHAFDLEEIKKIGTVSAEISPIRLLAGETSVTELFPIRSSGVFEIMCNISLDRPLVSDQLKAELNPLVITILSATSMPSSPILFHVLQDKYVPVYSQYKFHNLSMHRTNYHKHDTKICFRDVNVILTGLMSPEELKEYLSGPPLEIEVHDRDRKLEEKKIPAKLGLLSLPDILCAMKQKTTVRNSYGIASLNLSELLLGKKSLKVYLPIKCCPPPPLRDRKQSTWNNEMTDTAASMEPMPQGRYFDANSQLKIKVEIACPLSVKNDGPFGRIIYLFDYNNLSVMTRLRSEILKINASAFHLGSPSMENIEKALSNYTMNFKHDESEELDFVTGFHVLDKKTHIFVLEGLKHKAVKRLWEAVPMKLSGSEGEQVIVLYNSSLSFFKRIYDSLDLGLRSTHLSESLETIMRQPLIYIRGKVLQPCFQALSRLSQLCQVRQLKDVVQYNLFPSADMILSMSKAYGTKAEQWEQKVGAGTKVDVTALPVRMKRCAPLDMHNTEYMKQLPLKHCKDYIKDNIKTVQEDSERLQKPEAPVFKIEHSADRPAHIYSIQTFNSKEQAKELLRKEMTKMVGRRFTYCQQYHSATVEPGDVTPKNDSNFAATSKVWFTTRDEPKVHPKHPDEARVEELRKPWRENILHANILTPSLSRDIWASSRRHEDFERYRKPPNFFNSPPLTIHLTGEALQQEQRDAGRAQYPTGNGPILEFKCHKGGNSGRIEDILKDEPKKYSLRKRGMRLKPLPQQYVMNFSSDQAEEKKSVALAPGPCMDCSLSSKNNAIARHVSPSNIVFSTERSFLHKRSAPPLTDEERSIFTFQQCLT
- the cfap92 gene encoding uncharacterized protein cfap92 isoform X1 is translated as MENITEESDFMSDIPKTGFCNSQSDCDDGEVTDKRQEPVLESMEHDVENRSSSADITKQTDDSSYYITWTVDIALAVPRWEEVDLPEASEKANKTQKDSSTLLVKAHKSQSCYHIEYKLPGDTEAVKVDIVVFGPVVKMYTEEEFKEILRTWHEGDQTWIGWTQNFNIKVNREVLVCLPSYKIKLQIWNSINKLSKQARYDRLKALKLPKDQPEDTKDECGGIKALVSRLKTLCERKLSTSKKLSNSRGSSKTESHILHAFDLEEIKKIGTVSAEISPIRLLAGETSVTELFPIRSSGVFEIMCNISLDRPLVSDQLKAELNPLVITILSATSMPSSPILFHVLQDKYVPVYSQYKFHNLSMHRTNYHKHDTKICFRDVNVILTGLMSPEELKEYLSGPPLEIEVHDRDRKLEEKKIPAKLGLLSLPDILCAMKQKTTVRNSYGIASLNLSELLLGKKSLKVYLPIKCCPPPPLRDRKQSTWNNEMTDTAASMEPMPQGRYFDANSQLKIKVEIACPLSVKNDGPFGRIIYLFDYNNLSVMTRLRSEILKINASAFHLGSPSMENIEKALSNYTMNFKHDESEELDFVTGFHVLDKKTHIFVLEGLKHKAVKRLWEAVPMKLSGSEGEQVIVLYNSSLSFFKRIYDSLDLGLRSTHLSESLETIMRQPLIYIRGKVLQPCFQALSRLSQLCQVRQLKDVVQYNLFPSADMILSMSKAYGTKAEQWEQKVGAGTKVDVTALPVRMKRCAPLDMHNTEYMKQLPLKHCKDYIKDNIKTVQEDSERLQKPEAPVFKIEHSADRPAHIYSIQTFNSKEQAKELLRKEMTKMVGRRFTYCQQYHSATVEPGDVTPKNDSNFAATSKVWFTTRDEPKVHPKHPDEARVEELRKPWRENILHANILTPSLSRDIWASSRRHEDFERYRKPPNFFNSPPLTIHLTGEALQQEQRDAGRAQYPTGNGPILEFKCHKGGNSGRIEDILKDEPKKYSLRKRGMRLKPLPQQYVMNFSSDQAEEKKSVALAPGPCMDCSLSSKNNAIARHVSPSNIVFSTERSFLHKRSAPPLTDEERSIFTFQQCLT